A window of the Astyanax mexicanus isolate ESR-SI-001 chromosome 22, AstMex3_surface, whole genome shotgun sequence genome harbors these coding sequences:
- the anxa1a gene encoding annexin A1a isoform X3 has translation MAFFQEFLNQSTYVGDDLSVQGTVTPAPQFSASADAAVLDKAIKAKGVDEATIIEVLAKKSNEQRQQIKAAYQQSTGKPLDAALKTALHDELEDVVLGLLRTPAQYDAFLLKSAMKGLGTDEDTLIEILASRNNREIREIKKAYKDEFKKDLESDITSDTKGDFRNALLALAKGARSEDRTVLEDQADKDAKALYEAGEKKKGTDCAVFIDILTSRSAPQLRKVFEQYSKYSKVDVGKAIDLELKGDIENCLVAVVKCAGSKPAYFAEKLNLAMKGSGCREKILTRILVSRSEVDLVQIKQEYKKKYGKILYKDILDDTKGDYEKILLALVGSDQ, from the exons ATGGCCTTCTTTCAGGAGTTCCTCAACCAGAGCACCTATGTGGGCGATGACTTG agtgtccAGGGGACAGTGACTCCTGCTCCTCAGTTCAGTGCCAGTGCAGACGCTGCGGTTCTGGATAAAGCCATCAAAGCAAAGG GTGTAGATGAGGCCACAATCATCGAGGTGCTCGCCAAGAAGAGCAATGAACAGCGGCAGCAGATCAAAGCCGCCTATCAGCAGTCCACCGGCAAG CCCCTGGATGCAGCTCTGAAAACAGCTCTGCATGATGAGCTGGAGGACGTGGTTCTGGGACTCCTGAGGACTCCTGCCCAATACGACGCCTTTCTGTTGAAAAGTGCCATGAAG GGTTTGGGCACAGATGAGGACACTCTGATCGAGATTTTGGCCTCCAGAAACAACAGGGAGATCAGAGAGATCAAAAAAGCCTACAAAGATG AGTTTAAAAAGGATCTGGAGAGTGACATCACATCTGATACGAAAGGAGACTTCAGGAATGCTCTTCTGGCCCTCGCCAAA GGTGCCAGGAGTGAAGACAGGACTGTGCTTGAGGATCAGGCGGATAAAGATGCCAAG GCTCTGTATGAGGCTGGAGAGAAGAAGAAAGGCACAGACTGCGCTGTGTTCATCGACATCCTGACCAGCAGGAGCGCTCCTCAGCTCAGAAAAG TTTTTGAGCAGTACTCCAAATACAGTAAGGTGGATGTGGGCAAAGCGATTGACCTGGAGCTGAAGGGAGACATCGAGAACTGCCTGGTTGCTGTTG TGAAATGTGCTGGAAGCAAACCTGCCTACTTCGCTGAGAAACTCAACCTGGCCAtgaag GGCTCTGGCTGCAGAGAGAAGATCCTGACCCGCATCTTGGTGAGCCGCTCTGAAGTGGATCTGGTGCAGATCAAGCAGGAGTACAAAAAGAAATACGGCAAGATCCTCTACAAGGACATTCTG GATGACACCAAAGGAGACTACGAGAAGATCCTGCTGGCCCTGGTCGGAAGTGATCAGTAA